Part of the Chloroflexota bacterium genome is shown below.
GCAGGTTGGCAAGTGCCAGTCGTGGTATTGCGCCTGCGAGTGCTCTCGCCAACTCAGGCTTGGTTTGGTGGACTACGCATTCATCCTGAGCTCCAAGGCCAAGGTTTGGGTCGCGAATTGATCGACTATTCAATTGCTTGGGCCAAAAGTTGGAGCGCAGCTACGCTTGGCTATATGACCGAGCAGAGTAATCAGCGCATGCATTCGATGGCCGAAAAACTCAATTTTGCCAACGTAGGCTTTATTGAGTGGTACAAATTGAATGATCTGCCTGCTGCTCAAGCCGAAATTTCGCACGACCCAAGTTTGGTTGATCTGAGCCAAGCGTCGAATTTGCAGGAGCAAGCGGGGCGCTATGTCTATCAGTGGACGGTGCGCAATCTCGATCAAGCTGAGCTTGAACGCTGTGCCGAGCGCCAAGAATTGTATGTGCTGGCGGATGGCAGTGGCTGGATGATTTGCGAACATGATGGCTTTATTGCCCAAATTGAGGGTGATTTGGCCGCCCAAACGCAGCTTTTGGCTCATGCTCGCACCCTGCCCGAATGCGGAAATTTATTAACTCCAATTTGGCGAGGCAGTCGGCAGGCTCAATTAATCACCCAACTCAACTGGCATAATACCAACGAAGCCTATAGTTTGTTTGAATTAAGCCTAACCTGATGCACAAATAGCCCATCAGCATCGTGTATAATCAATCAGGCTATTGGCTCTAGGCTCTAGGCTTTTGTGTCCATAGCTTGCAAAAGATAATCAATCACCGACTTATTATTTGGTGGCTATAGCCTATAGCCTTATGCCTATAGCCTTTTTACTGAGGTTTCCTAAATGAAAGGTTCAGAGCTACGGCAGCGTTTCTTAGACTACTTTGCGCGGCAAGGGCACGCCGTCGTGCCAAGTAGCTCGCTGATTCCTGCCGATAATCCCACCCTGTTGTTTACAGTGGCTGGGATGGTTCAGTTTAACGATGTCTTTTTAGGTCGCGAAAGCCGTCCCTACAGCCGCGCAGTTTCATCGCAAAAATGTTTGCGCATCTCTGGCAAGCAAAACGACCTTGAAAATGTCGGGCCATCGCCCCGTCACCACACCTTTTTTGAGATGCTGGGCAATTTTTCGTTTGGCGATTATTTCAAAAAAGATGCCATCCGCTTTGCCTGGGAGTTTCTGACCCAAGAAATTGGGCTTGATCCCAAACGTATGTGGGTCAGTATTTACGAAGGCGATGAGCAAATTCCTGCCGATGAAGAAGCTCATGATTTATGGCTGGCCTATATGCCTGCCGAGCGGATTCTGCGCTTCGATGCTAAAGATAATTTGTGGTCGGCAGGTGATGTTGGGCCACGCGGGCCATGCTCGGAAATTCATTATTACATTGGCGATGATCCTGATAACCAAGTGCCTGAAGGTGTTAACTCTGAAGACGACACCTATATGGAAATTTGGAACTTGGTGTTTATGCAATACAACCGTGATGAAAACGGTGTATTAACGCTGCTCCCTAAGCCATCAATCGACACCGGCATGAGCCTCGAACGCTTGGCAATTGTCAAGCAAGGCGTGTTTCGCTCGTATGAAACCGACTTGTTCACGCCAATTATCCACACGGTGATGGAATTACTGGGTAGCAGTAGCGAACATTATCAAGCCAATAGCTCGGCCTATCACGTTGTCGCCGACCATAGCCGCTCGATCGCTTTTATGATTGCCGATGGCTTGCGGCCTGGTAACGAAGGTCGTTCGTATGTGTTGCGGCGATTGGTGCGGCGGGCGGCCTATTTTGGCCAAACCATCGGCTTCAAAGCGCCGTTTTTGGCCGAAACGATCGCAACAGTGATCGATATGATGGGCGCTGCTTACCCTGAGTTGCGCAGCAAACAAGCCTATATTGCCGAGGTTGTGACAGGCGAAGAAGAACGTTTCAACAAAACCTTGGCTGGTGGTTTGCGCCAACTCGAAGCGATGTTGCCCAATCAAGCTGACAAAGCCGTTTTCAGTGGCGCTGATGCCTTCAAACTCTACGATACCTATGGCTTTCCGCTCGACTTGACCGAACGAATCGTGGCCGAACGTGGTTTGACGGTTGATTTGGCGGGCTATGAGGCTGAACTTGAGGCTCAACGCGCTCGTGGCCGTGGTGCTGCCCAATTCAAAAAAGGCGCAGTGACTGAACGCTGGGCTGAGCGTAATTTGGCTCCAACCAGCTTTACTGGCTACAACGAGCTGGAAAGCTGGGGCCATGTCTTGGCGCTCGAATTCGATGGCGAGGAGCTTGGCACGGTTCAACGTGGTCAAGAAGTGGCCTTTGTGCTTGATCGCACGCCCTGCTATGCCGAAAGCGGCGGCCAAATGGGCGATAGTGGCGTGTTGGTCGGGCCGCATGGTACCATCGTGATTGACGATGTGCAAAAGCCCGTACCTGGTGTATTTGTCCATCGTGGCAAGGTCAGCGAAGGCAGCGTGAGCCTTGGCGAGC
Proteins encoded:
- the alaS gene encoding alanine--tRNA ligase, giving the protein MKGSELRQRFLDYFARQGHAVVPSSSLIPADNPTLLFTVAGMVQFNDVFLGRESRPYSRAVSSQKCLRISGKQNDLENVGPSPRHHTFFEMLGNFSFGDYFKKDAIRFAWEFLTQEIGLDPKRMWVSIYEGDEQIPADEEAHDLWLAYMPAERILRFDAKDNLWSAGDVGPRGPCSEIHYYIGDDPDNQVPEGVNSEDDTYMEIWNLVFMQYNRDENGVLTLLPKPSIDTGMSLERLAIVKQGVFRSYETDLFTPIIHTVMELLGSSSEHYQANSSAYHVVADHSRSIAFMIADGLRPGNEGRSYVLRRLVRRAAYFGQTIGFKAPFLAETIATVIDMMGAAYPELRSKQAYIAEVVTGEEERFNKTLAGGLRQLEAMLPNQADKAVFSGADAFKLYDTYGFPLDLTERIVAERGLTVDLAGYEAELEAQRARGRGAAQFKKGAVTERWAERNLAPTSFTGYNELESWGHVLALEFDGEELGTVQRGQEVAFVLDRTPCYAESGGQMGDSGVLVGPHGTIVIDDVQKPVPGVFVHRGKVSEGSVSLGEQVTVTVDAARRRDIVRNHTATHLLHRALRDTLGDHAEQKGSLVAPERLRFDFNNQKGLSSEQLQQIEDQVNAWIRADSKVEAAEMALPQARELGAMALFGEKYGDVVRVVTVGCGNASDHIHTNSEAPVCSRELCGGVHVARTGEIGFFKIVSEGSVASGVRRIEAVTGRAAAEWVSQQAQLIRTLGDKLGAQPGKVEEKLDALLLDQKARRDEIERLRGELAAGQVDSLLAQKIEQAGTPLVVARVEASDADSFRRLGEQLRDKLGSGVVILGTVIDGKPLLLAAATADQVKAGRHAGNLVKALAAKVGGGGGGRADFAQAGGRDVAALDQALAEASGLL
- a CDS encoding GNAT family N-acetyltransferase gives rise to the protein MTLRPATLADREPIVAWCNTLWNGQPDYIGDVWEYWLPQGHLYVGEMAGWQVPVVVLRLRVLSPTQAWFGGLRIHPELQGQGLGRELIDYSIAWAKSWSAATLGYMTEQSNQRMHSMAEKLNFANVGFIEWYKLNDLPAAQAEISHDPSLVDLSQASNLQEQAGRYVYQWTVRNLDQAELERCAERQELYVLADGSGWMICEHDGFIAQIEGDLAAQTQLLAHARTLPECGNLLTPIWRGSRQAQLITQLNWHNTNEAYSLFELSLT